The DNA sequence GTGACTTTGGCAAGACCTAGAGCCATTAGTATTTGTAAGTTGAAAAAACGAATTTTGGAACTTCCCTTTTGGAACTTGGAACTTCCCTGAAGAAGATTGATTGTAAACATTTttgtatttcacccccatcgaaatgcagctgccatggccaggaACTTAATCTGCAACCTCatgttcagcagcagaatgccatagagTCACTCAGCAACTGTGGCAGGTCAACACTTGATTATCTGTACTTAATGAACAAAAATGAGCAGTAGAGTGTAAACAAGTCAGGCATACAAGGTCGGATCCACAGGTAATGGAAAAGAAAGGATATTTTAGTTTGTTGTCAGCCTCCTTTCACCATGGCCTTTGCCGCACAGAAGAGcacattcctttctttcttttgtgtgtgtctctctctccccccctctctctctctgtgcgtgtgtgcacgtgcgtgtgtgcgtgcgtgtgtgtgtgcgtgcgtgcacgtgagagagagggagagagagaaggtcCTCAGCATGAGTCTCAAGAATTGCAGAACCAAGTCATCAGTAATTGCTGGGTATAGACTTCTTGGCATGAATGACATATTCCCTGCAAGCCACCTAAGCTTGAACATACCAATATGATCTACAAGATACTGTGTTCGAATGACAGCAAAAATTTCAGTCTGTTATTCTAATACTAACAGATAACCTCTACAGTTAGCTTTGTAGCCCAATTCAGTGCTTCATGCTTAACTGTAGACAAGTCAACTAACCATGTACGCATGAATATTGACATGTGAAAAGCAGACTCACCAGAGGAAGCTTTGCCACTTGAAATGCAGCACGAGCTGGCTGTTTCTCAGTGAAAACTGAGGGGGAAACAAAGGCATACGAACGAGTCACTCATGTGCAACACTTATCAGTTTTAATTTCAATTTTAGAATAGTATTCCTAACTAAGTATTACTAGCAGCCTCACTGGAAGTGTGACGAGAAAGATTGAACAGTTGTTCCTCGTAATCAATCACATATCAAAATGTTGCTGCAAATAACATGTGTACCAATGTCTTCGGAGCGGCTCCTCTATGTACTCACCATGTTATAAATATTTTCTGACATGGCAGTTTGTACGCTATTGCAAACATTCTTTTCTGGTGCACACTCCAACAGCAAAGCAGCGGCACAATTCCATTTGCCCTTGGCTCACCACAAAGTGAATCGCTGAAGCGCTCATTGAAGGTGTCTAAACAGTGCGGACTAAAGTTCACAAATATATTGACTAGAGTAACCTCTCTTTAGGATGGGCAACTCTGCCTTCATATAAGCTAGGAAAAGGTGCTTTACTTTAGCCGATCTCCTCTCTGGCGTATAGGAACATCAGTACAATGACTGAGAGTGACAAAAACGATAACTGCCGATTGTGCAGCAGTTTACACCATAGGGACAACCCTTAACAGCTTTTCTAAAGCACTTTCTGCCACACTGGGCAATGTAGCTCATCCTGAGATGGAAGGTAACTGAGCATATATTGCCTGTCACTAAAAGCTCCTTTTTGTACCGAGCAGCCGCTTTACCAATTCGCCAATGTTTTGCAGCCATCTGTATCGCGTTTCGCAGCCCCATCAAAAAAGCCTCTACCGAGATGTGTCAAGTCAAACGCCACATGACTTGAATTTCATTGGTTTTGTGGGAGGAAGTTCATAAACTCATCATTTTATTCAAACTTCTTGGGCATTGGAAAGTTTTTTGCATAGGAAAATATTCATATTTTTAAGCAACCAAGCTGTCCAATCACAGAGGACAGCATGAGAGTGTAATAACATCACAATATGGATTCTTTTTTCTCACTCCAGCAGAGGAACCTTCAACTTTCAGGTACAGTGCTTCGTGAGAGCAGAAATACTGTCCAACTTCTGTTTAAAACACACAATTCTACTATTGAACAGGGCGCATCTGTTGATGTTTCAGACATATGACTTGTATATTAAAGTCTGTCGGAAACACTACATCATACACAAAGCACAAGCAAACCTTTTGTAGTATTTTCTTCATTACAAAATCCTTAAAACCAAATGAAGCATTGATTCCACTGTGCTAATACTGTTACGGACTTCGAAGGTAAAATGGTTTACAGTTATGGTAGCGACTCTTCACGCTTGTCATATACTCATCAGCGCTAGTCACACTGACTAGCACAACTGAATATTATGGAAATGTATGAATAATAAAAGTAACTTCATGCTCAGCAGTAAAGACAACAAGAACCCTTGCACTCACATTCAGAGTAGACCTTGTTCATTTCCTGGAAGTCATTCATGTTCCCAAGGTAGACTGTGCACTTCGCAACTGGAAAAAACAAGCTATGTCATGTAGCATGCGCATTCAACAACGAACCGGTGTCTCAGCTTACCACATTTCAAAGACATGCGGCCAGCCTCCAGGACTTTAGTCAAGTTTACGAGTGCCTGAAAATGAGAAACACTATATTTGTAGACTGTCTTCTAGTCTTAGTTAGAGTTGCCAGGTTAGAGTTGCCAGACCAGACAATCTTTATTTGCACTAAACTGCACGAAAACAGTGAATCTTCCTTACTATGGGTGCCCCTTTTGTAGAACGAAAATGTGAGGTCTCAAGGTCAActttaacaaaatttcactttggatGAATTAGCTATAAATGAGTAGCATACACTATCGAAGCAATATTGTCAAAGCTGTAGAGATGGTAATTGTCGAATTTTCTTATtaacagcctttaaatagcacctaagTGGACAGTGCATGCACATGGTGATTAGTGGATATGGCCCAAATTCCAGACCATGGCCTCGGAGATTTTCAGTTACAGGCAGTTCCTAATATCGGAGGTCATGCCAAGGAGCCACACTGGCTCTCAACGTTCCGGGTTTTACGTCACTTCTGATAAGCAATAATGGCGGctttttgtattttttgcttttttttcagtttcaacATCAAAATATTATTTTTTGCTAGCTCTTCATGACTCATTCACTCCTATTTGAAGCGTGAAATTTTGCACCGATGCTCCTCTATATTTGCGCTATATGAAATCAGGCTTTCGCACTGTCCAATATTTTGTTGGTGTTGGCATCTGATGTCCCGTAGAAACACAAGTGTTATAAGAGACACTATATAGGGTGAGGGAAGGGCTACACATTCATTTAGGCCACCTGTTGTTTCTAAGCACCTGAAACATTGCCAACATTAACAGTGGTATGGCTAAATTCTGAATGGTAGCTGTTTCCCTAATTTAATTTTGCAACAACTCCTTCTCGTGGTTTGCTGCTATAACTTGTTGGTGCAGTTGTTGTTATGGTAACCTTAGGCTTTGCTCAAAGGCGGGCAGGGCGTCATTTTCTGCTGTTAACGATGGCAGCAAGTTAATGCTTCGGTAATTATTTATCTTTTGTCTTTTCCCCCGAACTGTCTTTATACAATGTATGCAATTAGGTCAACTTGCCCTTCTCGTTCGCTGTATTATAGCTGTATGTTTTACGAGTTGTACACAGGTCATTGTTTATGGAAATCACTTTTTGGTTTTATAACCTAAGAGTTGGCCACTGCTGCTCCTTTAAGATAATTTTTACTACCATGGTAGTGCTCAGAATAGCACACACAGATATACATCTTTTAGTAGAGACAATTTTAGATTAAAAGATATATCCTTGCACTAGAACAGTTTATGGCTATGGTTAATGGTTTATGATTGTTCCAACTGTGGAAGAGACATTTATACAAACCCTATTCAGTTCACTGAAGTAAGTTTGGAGGCTGAGATGAGAAACTGAAGAAGACATTAAGATTTTTAAAATTAATTGTATTGCTTTCACATAGACGCCGAAAGATTCCATAACAGTTGCTGCTGTGGGTGCCATTTCAAAATCTAGCGCTTATTTAACAAAGCAAGCTAGAAAACCACTCGCCTGCCTCGTCTCAGCTGAAATTCCACCCGAGACCAGCTTCCCAGTACTTGGGTCCACGCCAAGCTGCCCAGACACATACATGGTATCACCGGCTCTGATGGCTTGGCTGCAGGAATGTTGCAATATTCTTACCATCAACACAAGTTAACGCTCTTGTCAATGAATCAACGAGGAAATTCAAAAGTCTGCAAAACAACAGGTTCACATCACACCAACGGCATCACATGACAACCTTTCGCATGTCCGGTAAAAAACGCATAATCTACACTAAATTTCTGCATTGCTAAAAAGTACGCACAAGTTAGCAAATTTAAAGAGGTATTCATAAGTTCAATTGGGCTCATGTAGGTGGCAAGTTTTGTGGACAGCTGCTAGTTTCTTATGATAACAGAATTACAATGTTGTACATGATCTTAGTTTTAACTGTGAAGGCATGCTGAAAGGATGTCAATAAAAATTGTTGACAAATAACACACATCTCACACAAGCTCGGCTGACGTAAATcggtaactgatctgttaaaTTTACAGCCCCGATAacaaagagtgaaaaaaaaactgtggcgCCAAGTTTTCTTTTAACTACGAGCAATATATTCGGACCTCAATGACACGTTTAATTCCACAGCATTTAAGTGGCGGTACAAGAGACAACCTAGCGCGACGGAAGAAAGCAGCATAGAACTGCTGTTCCTGTAATGTCTGCAATATCAACGGTGCAATGGTGTCTGCTCTTGAATTTGACGGCATCGTTTAAGTGGTTTATAAATTTCGACGAACAAACTACCCCGAGATCTTGCGCGAACTGCATCAACTGTTTACGCCCAAACAAACAACTCGACAAAACGATTTCGAAGTGTCGCATACTGCGAGGCAGATGCAACAATTGCTGCACTTCGTTCGGCTATCGAAAAGCTCACCTGTACGGTCCCAGGGCTTTGGGAGCATGCTCCGATGTTATGACTTCACGCGTTACTTTCGACATATTTCTGACCAAGGCGGTTGGGCGAAGCTGCCGCGACACAAACGTAGCCAACATGCACCCCGCGACCGGTTGTATCTTTCGACGTGTCCTTCCTTGTAGAGAAGGGCGTTGCAAGCGGCTCTCGATAATCGCCGCCTCGACAAGACGAAGGCCTTGTTGTGGCCTTGTCGCACAGGCACTTCTTCGGTCTCGAGATAACAGCTGATCAAGGTTCTCGCGTGGCCGGGAAGAGTTCTCGGTGTAGACGACAGTCTTTGTACGTTTGCTGTATTGGTATTGGCTCCGGCGACTGCTCTATTGTAAACAAGCAGCGCGTGACCACTGATGTCGCTGTTGTCGAAATACCACAAGtttcagtttcggtttcgttaaCTGAGCGCGAGAAGCGAGGTTGTACTTGGTACATTTGTGTTTTAGTGGCTTTTGTACAGACATAGGAAGACTACGGTTTTGTCACTGTATGACGGTAGTCTCGTGGAAAAGGCATGGAAGTACCGTTGTAATTGCCTGGTTTTTAAAGAAAAGAATTGGcggtggcttagctcggctatgccaggatatacgtagcgaaagctaaggcatagcatggttcgccttggttaatcttgattgcaagtctaggttagtctggttgtctagctatgttgcggcgtttagccagtcattcggcgcgctgttcgtctgtttcctgggcgattcgtttcctcttcatctcgttccgatgtcgattccaggcctcctcctccttatcagaattgtcgccgtccatactgccgcctcaactgtggtcgcggcgcacgcgagctctccttttcaatcctccgacatgttatcaggcatgtgacgcagctggcgaagcgaacggaggtgagcgcaacgacaaggaacgcggtgtgacgccGTACATAACGGCGATGGctggaaaggcgcggcgctgcgcagcggcggaacacctgtggctcggtgctactagtggcgcatgcgcagtagtgactagggagcgagagagagaaagagaaatatccgcggcgaggcgtgCGTTGgtacgtcatgtgcctcctcggagcaccgccgcggcgaaatcgcaagttcgtggAACATCCGCGGCGaagcgcgcgttgtgacgtcatgtgcctcctcggagcaccgccaccgtgaaatcgcaagttcacggccagtaaagctttcgctttaaaagtgcAAATTCGCCTTCGCTTAATGGGGACACAAGCTGCTGCCGCGGCGGAGCAAACGTACACTTGTGTCGCTTGCTgccggcagctgcagaaagcagccgGCCAGGAAGGGTTGCCGCGTGTTGCACGCTCCTGGAACACGTAGCAGCTCTCCCTGAAACGCTACTTTCTGCAGCTGCCGGCAGGTAGCgaaacaagtttatgcttgcaccGTCACCGGTAGCAGCTTGTATTCCCATAAGCGAAGCCAAATTTTCACTTGTTTTTTAAAAACCAGTCAATGAACTGTGGTAAGTGTAACACTGAACGACGTGGACTCCAAAATGCGATCCTTCGGCTAAATttcagcaagaacagtgcagcgttAAACGcaaaaccttttctttttttgatcgcGCTAAGCGAAATGtacagcgaaatatatatatatatatatatatatatatatatatatatatatatatatatatatatatatatatatatagagagagagagagagagagagagagagagagagagagattataaACTCAGCCTGGAAGTAGCAACTGTAGAAAAATatgaaatgatattttcatgCACGCGGCAGTTTACGTCACGGGATATCCCATAACAATCTCTCAACCAGTCGATCTCACCCAAATTACCATTGTGAGTATACCGTACCAAGTGACGCAGCCAGGGGGAGTGGGGACGGACACCGGGCACGTGCAAAATTTCTCTGTAGTACCACGTTGCCGCTTGCACACCTCACGTACATGACCCttcccgaaaaagaaaaacaattcctGGCTACACCCCTGACCTTACCTGAATGGACTAGCAGACTTCCAGACATCCGGGCTAGTGACGACTTCTTTCGTGACTTTTCCCATTCCTAATTAGATCCGTGCGCGTAGTCACTGCGGTGTGGAAGCTGAATGTCGCCCAGATGGCAGCAAGTGGCCGTGTGCATGTCCTGTATAGCAGACACTGCTGCCTTGGTGAAAAGATTACAGTGCGGATAATTTTCTTCTCTTTGCTTCTCTGCGGATACGAGCGGCTGGACTCAGCGGCGATAGCGTTCTTTTACAGCCCGTCATAAAACGTCGCCTTCCAGAGGGAACAGCCGACAGCTTTCGCGTGACTTCGCCTGTCCACTTGCAGACGAAACGTTCGTCTGTCTGAAGAAATTATATTtctgaagaaataaaagaaaatatatagAATACTCGAGTGCATGCATGCATTCGTGAACGTGCACATGCATTGAGCGCgccccaccggactcagatgcctCGCAAACAGCTGCAAAATAATCAGTAGCGAGTTCACTCACTTAGTTCAGAGGCGAAAGGCTGTATTCAACACAGCTGGCAGGAGAAATGCAGGCGCGTATATGGTATCGAAATATATCACCGCGGCAGAAAAACATGTTCTGGCCACCTGCCTCCTTGATTTTATTCGTAATAACGACAGGATTCATGTGTACCCAATAAATTACACGGGACACTTTTggtcgcgatcgagcccgatcgggatAGAACTGCTCGATTGCGGTTTGCTTCCTTTGTGTAAGCTGCGGAAGAGTGCAATCGCAATCGATGTATCCGAACCCGATCGCGCTTGATCCCGATCGAAAGTGCCCCGTGGGACTGGGGTATAGTTAAACGGTATTAGGTGTTATAGTTAAAAGATATAGTTAAAAGACTGGGTATATAAATTGTTTAGAGAATAGAAACATATAGGAAAAATGACAGGACTTTGCTGACGTTTCATCCCTCGAAACGTACGTCAGTAAATTCCTGTTGTTTTCCCTACATGCTTCGATTCTCTAAATTAAATATACATATTAACAAATTAACATTTCCTTAGAAAGTTCCTTTCCAGGGTTTTGAGAAATGTGCACTGAAGATCTACCTACGTGAAACGCACTGCACGACGGAGAAGCAAGATGAAAGGATAATTGGCCTTTTCATGGTAGCATGAATTAAGCTTCGCAGGAAGTCATTCATGGCCCGTGTTCACAAAAGAGTTGTTACGCTAGAATAGTTCGTAACCAATCCTGATGCTAGAGGGCGACGGCTACTGGCAAAGAGCACTTGCGAAGTTGCGAACTAAATCCTTCGCAAATTTGGCCTCTGGTCGGGGATCGAGCCCGGGACCAACAACTTTAGGAGGCGGTCGCTCAACCAGTCGATCTAACCAGGAGGGCAGCAGATTGCAGAATGAAGCCGAACATATACGCCACTACCGATGACACTAAATACGGAATATGAACATATGTTTGCGAAACAGCTATTACAGAAAAATGGATTGTCTGCTGTGTACTATTACCACTAATTCAAGAGGGCTCGATTCCCAAACCACCCCAATGCGCCGTTTAGACACAGCGGTTTCGTTTCCAAGTCCACCTGCATTTGTAATAGCGGCTCGATTCAGGCACCGAAATTCGAACACGGAGCGTGCTCAGAAACTGCGTAGGTTTCCTTTTGGTGCGTCAGAGTAGCGCCACTATTCCGCAAGCCGCCTGCAAACAATGTAAATGTGCAATTCCTCGCGTCATTCAGCCGCTTCGTATTTAGCTTCCTTACTTTTACACGCAGAAGGAGTGTTGGACGCGACAGAGCTATTTGTTAAAGACGCGCACTCACGTCTTCTAGTTTTCGCGAGCCGTGCTGCATATATGCATGCCTAACAAGAAACGGCTAACCTACGAAAGCTTAGCAGTATACACGGAGCAGTATATGTGACGCTTTGCAT is a window from the Dermacentor albipictus isolate Rhodes 1998 colony chromosome 6, USDA_Dalb.pri_finalv2, whole genome shotgun sequence genome containing:
- the LOC139060848 gene encoding rutC family protein HP_0944-like isoform X1, with protein sequence MLATFVSRQLRPTALVRNMSKVTREVITSEHAPKALGPYSQAIRAGDTMYVSGQLGVDPSTGKLVSGGISAETRQALVNLTKVLEAGRMSLKCVAKCTVYLGNMNDFQEMNKVYSEFFTEKQPARAAFQVAKLPLEASVEIEAVAVDVEPSGPRRSLAKL
- the LOC139060848 gene encoding 2-iminobutanoate/2-iminopropanoate deaminase-like isoform X2, translated to MLATFVSRQLRPTALVRNMSKVTREVITSEHAPKALGPYSQAIRAGDTMYVSGQLGVDPSTGKLVSGGISAETRQALVNLTKVLEAGRMSLKCVAKCTVYLGNMNDFQEMNKVYSEFFTEKQPARAAFQVAKLPLNASVEIECIAVDCH
- the LOC139060848 gene encoding rutC family protein HP_0944-like isoform X3, which gives rise to MGKVTKEVVTSPDVWKSASPFSQAIRAGDTMYVSGQLGVDPSTGKLVSGGISAETRQALVNLTKVLEAGRMSLKCVAKCTVYLGNMNDFQEMNKVYSEFFTEKQPARAAFQVAKLPLEASVEIEAVAVDVEPSGPRRSLAKL